The following coding sequences are from one Musa acuminata AAA Group cultivar baxijiao chromosome BXJ2-4, Cavendish_Baxijiao_AAA, whole genome shotgun sequence window:
- the LOC135610196 gene encoding gamma-glutamyl peptidase 5-like, translated as MGGGYGEGEAEGRRFAVLLCAEDSEYVKKVHGGYFKVFVSLLGEEGETWHVYRAARGELPPAEDVDAYDGFVISGSCSDAHGDDQWIRDLLSLLETLVSKKKQLLGVCFGHQILSRALGGKTGRAKRGWDIGVTCIHPTHSTIKQFSSLHIPSHLPIIECHRDEVWELPPNAEVMAQSEKTGIEIFRYGNHVMGIQGHPEYTKDILMHLIDRLLQLNLIQNCHAEAAKASVEAGEPNREAWKKLCKAFLKSQL; from the exons aTGGGAGGAGGATACGGAGAGGGGGAGGCGGAGGGGCGGCGCTTCGCGGTGCTCCTGTGCGCCGAGGATTCGGAGTACGTGAAGAAGGTGCATGGCGGCTACTTCAAGGTGTTCGTGAGCCTGCTGGGGGAGGAAGGCGAGACGTGGCACGTGTACCGCGCGGCGCGCGGCGAGCTGCCCCCCGCGGAGGACGTCGACGCCTACGACGGCTTCGTGATCTCCGGTAGCTGCAGCGACGCCCACGGCGACGACCAGTGGATCCGCGACCTCCTCTCCCTGCTCGAGACGTTGGTCTCCAAGAAGAAGCAGCTCCTGGGCGTCTGCTTCGGTCACCAG ATTTTGAGTCGGGCATTGGGCGGCAAGACTGGCAGAGCCAAAAGAGGGTGGGATATAGGAGTGACCTGCATCCACCCTACTCATTCCACCATCAAGCAGTTCTCGTCTCTCCACATCCCCTCTCATCTTCCTATCATCGAGTGTCATCGCGACGAG GTGTGGGAGCTGCCTCCTAATGCAGAGGTAATGGCTCAGTCAGAGAAGActggcattgagatatttaggTATGGCAACCATGTAATGGGAATCCAAGGCCACCCAGAGTACACAAAGGACATCCTCATGCACCTCATCGATAGGCTCCTCCAACTTAATCTGATTCAG AACTGTCATGCTGAAGCAGCAAAAGCAAGCGTAGAGGCAGGAGAACCAAACAGAGAGGCATGGAAAAAATTATGCAAGGCCTTTCTCAAGAGCCAACTCTGA